From Chitinivorax sp. B, one genomic window encodes:
- a CDS encoding isochorismatase family protein — MTCTLPALSIRPVHPQDAEAFAAMFRALVLDTPFMLLTARDRLPSPATMADTIRTTLHTDNSMIFVADDGDGGLAGFIRLIGGSVSGDRHRATLLVGVLPEYRRQGIGRRLLQIGEDWARSEHLTRLELTVIAHNRPAVRLYGELGYQCEGIKRQSVKSADGYWDEYHFGKLLDHVSADHLSPLPVLPHNACLLLIDLQDAVDDPSWGARNHPDAEQQVASLLAAWRQRGMPLIHVRHMSTEPASTYRPGQPGNEFKKAAKPLPGETIIEKQTNSAFIGTPLTDQLKVWGVQTLVVAGVSSSNSVEATVRMAGNLGYQVVLVSDACFTFGLTDLNGRYWPADDVHALSMANLQGEYAQVTTTANVLERLGAG; from the coding sequence ATGACATGCACACTACCTGCTTTATCCATTCGACCAGTCCACCCACAGGATGCAGAGGCATTCGCCGCTATGTTCCGCGCATTGGTGCTGGATACCCCCTTCATGTTGTTGACGGCACGTGATCGATTGCCCAGCCCGGCCACCATGGCCGACACGATTCGCACCACGTTGCACACCGATAACAGCATGATCTTTGTTGCTGATGATGGTGACGGCGGTCTGGCGGGTTTTATCCGTCTGATCGGTGGCAGCGTCAGTGGCGATCGTCACCGCGCCACGCTACTGGTGGGGGTGCTGCCCGAGTATCGGCGGCAAGGTATTGGCCGCCGCCTGTTGCAGATCGGCGAAGACTGGGCACGTAGCGAACACCTGACCCGGCTGGAATTGACCGTGATTGCCCATAATCGGCCCGCCGTGCGCTTGTATGGCGAGTTGGGGTATCAGTGTGAAGGCATCAAGCGACAATCGGTGAAATCGGCAGATGGCTACTGGGACGAATACCACTTTGGCAAATTGCTCGACCACGTATCTGCTGACCATCTATCGCCATTGCCTGTACTGCCACATAACGCCTGCCTATTGTTGATCGACCTGCAAGATGCTGTTGATGACCCCAGTTGGGGGGCACGTAACCACCCTGATGCCGAACAACAGGTAGCCAGCTTGTTGGCAGCTTGGCGGCAGCGCGGCATGCCCTTGATCCATGTTCGTCACATGTCCACCGAGCCGGCATCTACTTACCGGCCGGGGCAGCCTGGTAACGAGTTCAAGAAAGCGGCCAAACCGCTGCCGGGTGAAACTATCATTGAAAAGCAGACCAATAGTGCATTCATTGGTACACCGTTGACGGATCAGTTGAAGGTATGGGGTGTCCAAACCTTGGTGGTGGCAGGCGTGAGCAGCAGCAACTCGGTTGAAGCGACCGTACGGATGGCAGGGAATCTGGGATACCAGGTCGTGTTGGTCAGCGACGCCTGTTTTACGTTCGGCCTGACCGATTTGAACGGTCGCTATTGGCCGGCTGATGATGTGCATGCATTGTCCATGGCCAATCTGCAGGGTGAATATGCACAGGTGACGACGACAGCGAACGTGTTGGAAAGGTTGGGGGCAGGATGA